The Microbacterium schleiferi genome contains the following window.
CGGGCAGGTCCTGCCCCTGGAAGCGCCCGACGCGGACACGATGATCGTCCCTTACGGCGAGGGTCAGGTCATCTACGAGCGACGTGGCGCCCTCGAGCACACCGGGGATCACGACGGACCCACCGAAGGAGAGTTCTTCTTCGTGGAGTCCACCGAAGACATCGCGCCCTCCGACGACTGATCCTGCCGTCGCAGCGATGGAGCCCTCGCAGTCTCTCGAGGTCGAGATCACCTTCGACGTCGACCCGGGAACCACCGTGCCCGATTGGACCCAGGTCCCACTGGTCGCCGGCGTCGCCGACCCCGAGGTGCGCGAACTCGACGCCGTCTACTTCGACACCGCCGACTACGTCCTCGGCAGAGCCGGCTACGCGCTGCGGCGCCGCGAGGGCGGACACGACGCGGGCTGGCACCTGAAAGGACCCCGCGAAGGTTCGGGTCGCATGGAGACCGGCTGGCCGCTCGACATCGGCGGCGCGGCATCCGTGCCGGGCGTTCCTGCTGCGATCGCCGCGCACATCGCAGAGTTGACGACCGCTCCGCTGGTCGTGATCGCACGGATCCGCAACACACGAACCGCGTACGTGCTGAGGGATGCCGGCGGCGGCGTCCTCGCAGAAATGGTCGACGACCGGGTGCACACGCGCGACGAGCAGCGCGGCATCGAGCAGGCCTGGCGTGAATGGGAGATCGAACTCGGCGCCTCCGCTCCCGAGGATGCGGAGGCTCGATCCGCGTTCTTCGCCGCCGTTACTGACGCGGCATACGCCGCAGGGGCGCGCGAAGCATCGAGTGAGTCGAAGCTTGCACGCGCCCTGGGCGTGTGAGACCTGA
Protein-coding sequences here:
- a CDS encoding CYTH domain-containing protein, whose product is MEPSQSLEVEITFDVDPGTTVPDWTQVPLVAGVADPEVRELDAVYFDTADYVLGRAGYALRRREGGHDAGWHLKGPREGSGRMETGWPLDIGGAASVPGVPAAIAAHIAELTTAPLVVIARIRNTRTAYVLRDAGGGVLAEMVDDRVHTRDEQRGIEQAWREWEIELGASAPEDAEARSAFFAAVTDAAYAAGAREASSESKLARALGV